One part of the Rhodococcus oxybenzonivorans genome encodes these proteins:
- a CDS encoding DNA polymerase IV has product MTTPPHRRWVLHVDLDQFIAAVEVLRRPELRGKPVVVGGRGDPTERGVVSTASYEAREFGVGSGMPLRTAARKIPDAVFLPVDAEAYTEVSAVVMDTLRKMDAVVEVMGWDEAFLGVETEDPETFARAIQAAVLEATGLHCSVGIGDNKLRAKIATGFGKPQGIFRLTGANWFEVMGERDTRSLWGIGSKTAKKLAALGLNTVSELAAAADEDLATTFGPTMGPWYGRIGRGIDRSPVTADPWVARSHSRETTFQQNLDDWSAVTEEIRRLAVRVREDIVAENRPAVRVALKVRYAPFITRTTSKALPEPTFDVDIICDAAAALVDRFDHDREVRLLGVRLEMTPPTRTITTGLEGH; this is encoded by the coding sequence ATGACCACACCGCCGCATCGCAGGTGGGTGCTGCATGTCGATCTCGACCAGTTCATCGCTGCGGTGGAGGTGCTGCGCCGCCCCGAGCTGCGGGGCAAGCCCGTGGTGGTCGGTGGGCGCGGCGACCCCACCGAACGCGGGGTGGTGTCGACGGCGTCGTACGAGGCCCGCGAGTTCGGGGTGGGGTCCGGGATGCCGCTGCGGACCGCGGCCCGCAAGATCCCCGACGCCGTGTTCCTGCCCGTCGACGCCGAGGCCTACACCGAGGTGTCCGCGGTGGTGATGGATACGTTGCGGAAGATGGACGCCGTGGTGGAGGTGATGGGCTGGGACGAGGCGTTTCTCGGTGTGGAAACCGAGGATCCCGAGACGTTCGCCCGCGCCATTCAGGCGGCGGTGCTCGAGGCGACCGGGCTGCATTGCTCAGTGGGAATCGGCGACAACAAGTTGCGTGCCAAGATCGCGACCGGATTCGGGAAGCCGCAGGGCATCTTCCGTCTGACGGGGGCGAATTGGTTCGAGGTCATGGGGGAGCGGGACACCCGCTCGCTGTGGGGCATCGGCAGCAAGACTGCGAAAAAGCTTGCCGCCCTGGGGCTGAACACGGTGAGCGAGTTGGCGGCGGCCGCGGACGAGGACCTCGCCACGACGTTCGGCCCGACCATGGGACCGTGGTACGGCAGGATCGGCCGGGGCATCGACCGTTCGCCGGTGACCGCCGATCCGTGGGTTGCCCGCTCCCACAGTCGGGAGACGACGTTTCAGCAGAATCTCGACGACTGGTCCGCCGTCACCGAAGAGATCCGACGTCTCGCCGTGCGGGTGCGGGAAGACATTGTGGCAGAGAATCGTCCGGCCGTTCGCGTCGCGCTGAAGGTGCGCTACGCGCCGTTCATCACCCGCACCACCAGCAAGGCTTTGCCGGAACCGACGTTCGACGTCGACATCATCTGCGACGCCGCCGCGGCCTTGGTCGACCGATTCGACCACGACCGCGAAGTGCGCCTCCTCGGCGTGCGGTTGGAGATGACGCCGCCCACAAGGACGATCACCACCGGTTTGGAGGGGCATTGA
- a CDS encoding DUF6544 family protein, whose protein sequence is MSEPLSVPRAARHVRGQWKSLANVHGTGQRFHATLAEDLPLVARRWIVRAVVENTPLARAVRLEMRGQIRLRDWRPFTATQLIAPGGRVYLGRYGEGRGSADYGLRPFHQR, encoded by the coding sequence ATGTCTGAGCCGTTGTCCGTTCCTCGGGCCGCCCGCCACGTGAGGGGGCAGTGGAAGAGCTTGGCGAATGTGCATGGGACCGGGCAACGGTTTCATGCCACACTCGCCGAGGATCTTCCGCTCGTGGCCCGCCGTTGGATCGTCCGTGCCGTCGTCGAGAACACGCCGCTTGCCCGAGCGGTGCGGCTGGAGATGCGTGGACAGATCCGGCTCAGAGACTGGCGGCCGTTTACCGCCACCCAGCTCATCGCCCCGGGGGGAAGGGTTTATCTGGGCCGCTACGGCGAAGGTAGGGGGTCTGCCGATTATGGGTTACGACCGTTTCACCAGCGGTAG
- a CDS encoding DUF6920 family protein: MGYDRFTSGSGEMRWRLGGLIPVMSARGRDVTASAAGRLAGESIFVPTAFPLARWTGDGNDVSATWTVAGREETVHLNIADDGALRGVRMQRWGNPEGRGFGRYRFTVAVESERTFAGITIPARLRAGWDTGGASTGEFFRAEITDAHFR; encoded by the coding sequence ATGGGTTACGACCGTTTCACCAGCGGTAGCGGTGAGATGCGGTGGCGACTCGGCGGACTGATCCCCGTGATGTCCGCCCGGGGTCGTGATGTCACCGCCAGTGCGGCCGGACGCCTGGCCGGGGAGAGCATCTTCGTGCCGACCGCCTTTCCCCTGGCACGCTGGACCGGCGACGGGAACGATGTCTCGGCGACGTGGACCGTGGCTGGTCGCGAGGAGACCGTGCACCTGAACATTGCCGACGACGGCGCCCTGCGCGGTGTGCGGATGCAGCGGTGGGGCAACCCCGAAGGGCGGGGGTTCGGCCGTTACCGGTTCACCGTGGCGGTCGAGTCCGAGCGTACGTTTGCCGGTATCACCATCCCGGCGCGCCTGCGCGCGGGATGGGACACCGGCGGCGCGTCGACCGGAGAATTCTTTCGCGCCGAGATCACCGACGCCCACTTCCGCTGA
- a CDS encoding wax ester/triacylglycerol synthase domain-containing protein, translating to MQRGTFWHPRIMAEQRRIERLGPSDLTELASDVGPVPMNVGAVLFLAGDGTVDSATIEATLTKRISGIRRLRQCLGDPPPGLGRPYWADDEHYDVGAHFARVRCPAPGDRDTALAIAVDAVTQPLPRSRPLWRAIIITDLADNCGAVGLVMVLHHVLADGIGGLAILAHLVDGMAAAGSADEIPATSPSPRPMELLADCAVERLRTLRQIPRTVAHVRGGWNELGHSIGRRAPRCSLNAPTGPRRRMTAVETDLRTLREAGRSSGATVNDVLLAAITGALAVLLHRRGEFPLELVVSVPVSARRSTTSGHLGNQVGVMPVRVPLAGGPAERLTAISRITRAQKIRTRGTSAALIGPLFRLLAAVKLFRWFVDRQRLVNSFLSNLPGPPSPLAIAGVPIASMVPITVTAGNVGVAFAALSYAGTLTVTIIADPDVVPEIDDLAAALHEQFRAIDEEA from the coding sequence ATGCAGAGGGGAACATTCTGGCATCCTCGGATCATGGCGGAACAGCGCAGAATTGAGCGCCTCGGCCCGAGCGACCTGACGGAACTGGCCTCAGACGTCGGGCCGGTGCCCATGAATGTCGGTGCCGTGCTCTTCCTTGCCGGTGACGGGACAGTGGATTCGGCGACCATCGAGGCCACGCTCACGAAGCGGATCAGTGGGATACGACGGTTGCGGCAATGTCTGGGCGACCCGCCGCCGGGCCTGGGCCGGCCGTACTGGGCCGACGACGAACACTATGACGTCGGTGCCCATTTCGCCCGGGTGCGCTGCCCGGCCCCGGGTGACCGCGACACCGCTCTGGCGATCGCGGTGGACGCAGTCACCCAGCCGCTGCCTCGCTCACGGCCGCTGTGGAGAGCGATCATCATCACCGACCTCGCAGACAATTGCGGTGCCGTCGGCCTCGTGATGGTGCTGCACCATGTGCTCGCCGACGGAATCGGTGGCCTGGCGATCCTCGCGCATCTGGTCGACGGCATGGCCGCGGCGGGATCGGCGGACGAGATCCCCGCTACGTCCCCGTCGCCACGGCCGATGGAGCTTCTCGCCGACTGCGCCGTCGAACGCCTCCGCACGCTGCGGCAGATTCCGCGGACCGTGGCACACGTGCGCGGGGGCTGGAACGAACTCGGACACAGTATCGGTCGCCGCGCACCCCGCTGTTCCCTGAATGCGCCAACCGGGCCGCGCCGCAGGATGACGGCGGTGGAGACCGACCTCCGCACTCTTCGGGAAGCAGGGCGGAGTTCCGGGGCAACCGTCAACGATGTCCTCCTTGCCGCGATCACGGGAGCCCTGGCCGTACTCCTGCACCGACGGGGCGAGTTCCCGCTCGAGCTTGTGGTCTCGGTACCGGTCTCCGCCCGAAGGTCGACAACGAGCGGGCACCTCGGGAATCAGGTGGGGGTCATGCCGGTCCGGGTACCGCTGGCCGGAGGTCCGGCAGAGCGGTTAACCGCTATTTCGCGGATTACCCGCGCTCAGAAGATCAGAACCCGTGGTACGTCAGCGGCACTGATCGGGCCCCTTTTCCGGCTTCTGGCAGCTGTGAAACTCTTTCGGTGGTTCGTCGACCGTCAACGTCTCGTCAACTCGTTCTTGTCCAACTTGCCAGGTCCGCCGTCCCCACTAGCCATCGCCGGGGTTCCGATCGCGTCGATGGTGCCGATTACCGTCACTGCGGGAAATGTCGGTGTCGCGTTCGCGGCGCTGTCGTATGCCGGCACCCTCACGGTCACGATCATCGCCGACCCCGACGTGGTACCGGAGATCGACGACCTCGCTGCGGCCCTGCACGAACAATTCCGGGCGATCGACGAGGAAGCTTAG
- a CDS encoding response regulator transcription factor, with product MITVFLVDDHEVVRRGIADLLSTDPELTVIGEAGNCAEALARIPALQPDVAVLDVRLPDGNGIELCRDLLSQLPDLRCLMLTSFTDEQAMLDAILAGASGYALKDIRGTELAHAVREVGAGKSLLDNRAAAALMEKLRAKPSEEEGLVAGLTNQERTLLTLLGEGLTNRQIAERMFLAEKTVKNYVSRLLSKLGVERRTQAAVIATKLPNSRTTRH from the coding sequence ATGATCACAGTCTTTCTCGTCGACGATCACGAGGTCGTGCGCCGCGGTATCGCGGATCTGCTGTCCACCGATCCGGAACTGACCGTCATCGGCGAGGCCGGGAACTGCGCCGAGGCTCTTGCACGAATTCCCGCACTGCAACCCGACGTCGCCGTCCTCGACGTGCGGCTACCCGACGGCAACGGCATCGAACTGTGCCGCGACCTGCTCTCTCAGCTGCCCGACCTGCGGTGCTTGATGTTGACCTCCTTCACCGACGAACAGGCCATGCTCGACGCCATCCTTGCCGGTGCCAGCGGGTACGCCCTCAAAGACATCCGCGGCACCGAACTGGCCCACGCAGTCCGCGAGGTCGGTGCCGGGAAGTCACTGCTCGACAATCGTGCGGCCGCCGCCCTGATGGAAAAACTGCGGGCAAAGCCCAGCGAGGAAGAAGGACTGGTCGCCGGACTGACCAACCAGGAACGCACACTCCTGACTCTTCTGGGCGAAGGATTGACCAACCGGCAGATCGCGGAGCGCATGTTCCTCGCGGAAAAAACCGTGAAGAATTATGTATCCCGGTTATTGAGCAAGCTCGGCGTCGAACGCCGCACTCAGGCCGCCGTCATCGCCACCAAACTCCCGAACAGCCGCACCACACGGCATTGA
- a CDS encoding pyridoxamine 5'-phosphate oxidase family protein: MYQEKPPVVAMDSDGPLPVAECRRLLRSVPTGRLVYTEDALPAVRPVTFAALDGDLVIPTGNNPWFDRFDRGVLAFEAGTIDPATRSGWSVLAMGRSRVLSDTDGLIGFADPARVPWRSSRDDRYLVIGIEQISGHRTTLLRPAGDLR, from the coding sequence ATGTATCAGGAAAAACCACCCGTGGTGGCCATGGATTCGGACGGTCCGCTCCCCGTTGCCGAATGCCGGAGGTTGCTGCGCTCGGTTCCGACCGGCCGGCTGGTCTACACCGAGGACGCGCTGCCCGCGGTGCGGCCGGTCACGTTCGCGGCCCTCGACGGCGATCTCGTCATCCCCACCGGCAACAACCCGTGGTTCGACAGGTTCGACCGGGGGGTGCTCGCGTTCGAGGCGGGGACCATCGACCCGGCCACCCGCAGCGGCTGGAGTGTTCTGGCAATGGGCAGGTCACGGGTACTGTCCGACACCGACGGGTTGATCGGCTTCGCCGATCCGGCCCGCGTACCGTGGCGCAGCTCTCGTGACGACCGCTACCTCGTTATCGGCATCGAACAGATCAGCGGGCACCGCACCACTCTGCTCCGCCCCGCCGGTGACCTCCGCTGA
- a CDS encoding GAF domain-containing sensor histidine kinase, translating into MGADEEPLLTGALSQLRLRELLVEVQDRIGQVMDSRDQIDALLEAVLTVASGLELNATLKRIVHAAIELVDCRYGALGVLNPSRDRLQEFVYEGIDEHTRELIGELPTGHGLLGLLIEQPKPIRLDSIAAHTASSGFPDHHPPMRTFLGVPVRVRGEVFGNLYLTEKVGGQSFTEDDEVVVQALAAAAGIAVDNARLFEDARLRQRWQHATSEIRGELLAATDTGEVLDLIAQRARTLAVADHVLIAQPDDPDVETAEVTTLTVTAYAGDDPAAFHRRHIPVDGSDTGRAFRTGKLTQVPHFADRDRYGPALLLPLRVSADTITGVLAIIRELGAESFDDRQQSLAAEFADQAALALKLADDQRQLADMSLISDRDRIARDLHDHVIQRLFAHGLNLQSTQARTRAPEIRARLEDMIDDVQQIITDVRTTIFDLHRETDEDSRQLRQVLNTVVAEQTENSGLRTTVRMAGPLNVVTGPLADHAEAVLREALSNVVHHARARAVTVTVSVGDDLTVDVSDDGIGLPPAVARSGLHNLAARAEQAGGTFTIALQDTGGTRLTWAAPLPEV; encoded by the coding sequence ATGGGCGCCGACGAGGAACCGTTACTGACAGGTGCGTTGTCGCAATTGCGGCTGCGAGAGCTGCTTGTCGAGGTTCAGGACCGCATCGGCCAGGTGATGGACTCCCGCGACCAGATCGACGCTCTCCTCGAAGCGGTGCTCACCGTCGCGTCCGGGCTGGAATTGAATGCGACCCTCAAACGGATCGTGCACGCGGCAATCGAGTTGGTCGACTGCCGATACGGTGCCCTGGGAGTGCTCAATCCTTCTCGGGACCGACTCCAGGAATTCGTCTACGAGGGGATTGACGAGCACACACGGGAATTGATTGGTGAGCTCCCGACCGGCCACGGGTTGCTGGGGTTGTTGATCGAGCAGCCCAAGCCCATCCGTCTCGACAGCATCGCCGCACACACGGCGTCGTCGGGTTTCCCGGACCATCACCCGCCGATGCGCACATTCCTGGGGGTACCGGTGCGGGTGCGCGGGGAGGTCTTCGGGAACCTGTACCTCACCGAAAAGGTGGGAGGTCAGTCCTTCACCGAGGACGACGAGGTCGTCGTCCAAGCACTCGCCGCCGCTGCGGGTATCGCCGTCGACAATGCTCGACTATTCGAGGATGCCCGGCTGCGACAGCGGTGGCAGCACGCGACCAGCGAGATTCGCGGGGAACTGCTCGCGGCCACCGATACCGGGGAAGTCCTCGACCTCATCGCCCAGCGAGCGCGAACACTCGCCGTCGCCGACCACGTACTGATCGCCCAACCCGACGACCCCGATGTCGAGACCGCCGAGGTCACCACGCTGACGGTCACCGCCTACGCCGGCGACGACCCCGCCGCCTTTCACCGCCGGCACATCCCCGTCGACGGCTCCGACACGGGACGAGCGTTTCGCACCGGGAAGCTGACGCAGGTCCCCCACTTCGCGGACCGCGACCGCTACGGGCCCGCGCTGCTGCTGCCGCTGCGGGTTTCGGCGGACACGATCACCGGGGTGCTGGCCATCATCCGCGAACTCGGGGCGGAATCGTTCGACGATCGGCAACAATCGTTGGCCGCCGAGTTCGCCGATCAGGCTGCCTTGGCGCTCAAGCTCGCCGATGATCAACGGCAGCTGGCCGACATGTCGCTGATCTCGGACCGTGACCGGATCGCGAGGGACCTCCACGACCACGTCATCCAGCGTCTGTTCGCGCACGGTTTGAATCTGCAGAGCACCCAGGCACGCACCCGGGCGCCCGAGATTCGCGCACGACTCGAGGACATGATCGACGACGTGCAGCAGATCATCACCGACGTCCGGACGACGATCTTCGATCTGCATCGCGAAACGGACGAAGATTCCCGGCAGCTGCGGCAGGTCCTCAACACCGTCGTTGCCGAGCAGACCGAAAACAGTGGCCTGCGCACCACGGTCCGGATGGCCGGGCCGCTGAACGTGGTCACCGGTCCGCTCGCCGACCATGCCGAAGCGGTATTGCGGGAGGCGCTCAGCAACGTCGTGCATCACGCCCGAGCCCGTGCGGTCACTGTCACCGTCTCGGTCGGTGACGACCTCACCGTCGACGTCAGCGACGACGGCATCGGCCTCCCGCCGGCAGTGGCACGCAGCGGTTTGCACAATCTCGCCGCTCGAGCCGAGCAGGCCGGTGGGACTTTCACGATCGCCTTGCAGGACACGGGCGGGACTCGATTGACGTGGGCGGCCCCGCTACCGGAGGTGTGA